The segment ATCATGTTAATGACAAAGGTTTGGTTCCTAGGTGAAATGGACCATGGAAGTGCTATGTTACGGACTGACCCTCCCCTTAGAGGGGGAcactgtcaggctgtgtgtggatgtgtacaCAGACTGGATGATGGCCCTGGTGTCACCCCGGGACTCAATGCCTCAGCCTGTTGTGAAGGAGCCCAATATGTATGTCCAAACCATTCTCAAGCACCTCTACAATGTCTTTGTGCCAAGGTATGTCATAAAAGATAAGCCTTTAACGTATAGATCCATACCTTTTCACTTGTTACACTTGTCATTTAATTTCCGGTCGTTTTTCCCTCTAGGCCTGAACAGCATGGTCCAAACCACATCAGGCTTTGCCAGCAGGTTCTGACTGCAGTTCAGAAGCTGGCACGGGaatctgtttccatggtgagGGAAACCtgggaggtgctgctgctcttcctgctTCGCATCAATGATACATTACTTGCACCACCCACAGCTGGAGGTAAGCTCCACCTGCTTCACTTAACTGAAACTTCTTATATACTGAGCTGTAAATTCTTATTATTTTTGAtgacaaacatttaaaatctcCATTTATCTTAGTAGGGGTAGCTGAGAAACTGGCAGACAAACTTATGGCAGTGCTGTTTGAGGTGTGGCTGCTTGCATGTGCCCGCTGCTTTCCGACACCACCATATTGGAAGACAGCAAGAGAGATGCTGGCCAACTGGAGACATCACCCTCCTGTTGTAGAGCAATGGAGCAGAGTGGCATGTGCTCTGACCTCCAGGTTAGAATTGATTCGTTACACCTGAAAGTGAAATTGTTTTCTGTACAAAATTAGGAATTCTTGTTAATGtatgttcctgttttatttcagaCTTTTGCGGTTTACCCACGGACCATCCTTCCCACCTTTTAAAGTTCCAGATGAGGATGCCAGTTTGATTCCATTAGAGATGGACAATGACTGTGTGGCACAGACGTGGTATCGATTTCTCCACATGCTCAGGTGCATAATGATTTCATGTAATGGTAACTTCCCATTAATCAAGTCCTAACTGACATTGGTGGTTTTGTAGGGAAGTTGATGTTGATCTGTACTATTTTGTATGACTTCCCCCATCATTTCCTCTTTTCATTTGTTGTGTCCTACATGTATTCAACTCACTCATTTTCCATCTATGTTAAATCTCCAAGTATTCTGCTTGTTTCTTTCCAGCAACCCAGTGGACCTGAGCAACCCTGCTATAGTGAGCACCACTCCAAAGTTTCAGGAACAGTTCCTTAACTCAAGTGGCATCCCCCATGAGGTGGTGTTGCATCCATGCTTGAAACAGCTACCCCAGATCTTCTTCAGGGCTATGAGGGGTGTCAGTTGCTTAGTGGATGCCTTCTTGGGTAAGAGGAAGTTGAGTTAACATGACGTGACATTTAAGACATTATTTCAACATATGCAAACATTTAAGTAAAACAATACATTAGGATGCAATAGCAGTAACAAAGCATATGTTAATATAAATGTTAACCATTTCGCAGGTTGGTATATTTTTAACAGGCTTTTCTTGCCTTCTGTAAGTCGGTGACCTCAAGACTTACTCTTGTTCAAGTCTTACATAGACTGATTCAAAATTATTATCTGCAATTATTAGATGCAGAAATGTGACATGGGCAACAATAGGACACAGATATATGCTAGATATCATGCTACACAGTGTTATTTGTGGCGCCTTTTAAGCAACTGTCATACTGTGTTAGTATCACAGGATACCAATCAGTGCAAAGAAATTTAAGTATGCATGATCATTTAGAATAATGGTAAAATATGCAAATGATTTACAGCTAATCCAAGCCTTCATTTTGTAACACTGTTTTCTCCATTCCAGTTGTTACTCTAGCACTGCCCCTGGGTTAAGATGGAGGATGTCAGTAATACCTGTTTGAATAGCAATAtgtcagtgtgtattttttgtctttACACTGTAGGTGTCTCTGTTGAAAAGAGAGATGTACGGGAGAGGGTGTTCACTTTTTGTCCAGTGCTGCTCTCTCATGGtacaaacatcagctgatgCATCCTGTCACAGGATACTATGGGCATATGGGTCTATTTAGTGGTGGTGATGAAATTAACAACTGGTGTTACccttgcatttttttaaaaatcgaTACCCCCAACATATGTAGACCAAACTACAAGATCATCAACAAAGGGAGTCACGGCAGGCCTAAAATGTCAATCAAGATAGATGCATATCAATTACTGGTGATTTGTATCTAACCTTTGTCTTGCATGTGTGAGAATGAATGATCAACTCACAGTCTCTGAGACCAATTAATTGTATTTTTCTCTGTCATAACATTAGCAGTGGGGATGAATTTGTATGATTTTATTTACTCGGATAGTTGCTGTAAAAGTGGACGAGGGCGGTGCGATAAAAATTTCTTACTCATTTTTTTAGGCTAATCAGAACCCTCCTAATGGTTTGAGAATAAACAGACCACAGTACCCATCTCATTTGCCTTTCTGTCAACAGGTATATCCCGACCCAGGGCTGACAGTGCTCCACCCACCCCAGTCAATAGAATGAGCATGTCGCCTCCCCCCTCCATTGCCAACACCACGCCCCCTCACAGCCGCAAGCAGCGGCATACAGTGGTCACCAAAACTACAAGCAAGAGTTCAACTGTAAGTCTGACAGAAAGCTGTAACATTCACTAGATGCATGAAGTTTCTCACGCCACCATATTGGAAGACCGCAAGGGATCTGCTGGGTTTTCACTACACATTGTTTTTAGCTATTTATCATGGAAGTGTACTGTAGACTATGTCTGTATTTGATGAAGCTCCTCCCAAGTGCTATCATTTTGTTATTCTGATGCTGTGTGCATCCTAATGTGATGTTCTTCTTTTCCCTTGCCACCATTCAGGGCAGTGGTAATCAACCAACCAAAGCAtcccagcagcaacagcagcagcagacttcGTCCTCCCCAACCCTGCTTTCCAGCCCCAACCAGAGCAGCTGGGAGTCTCGGCCCCTCCCTGCTCCAGCACGGCCAAAGGTCAACAGCATCCTTAACCTGTTCGGCCAGTGGCTTTTTGATGCCGCTCTGGTCCACTGTAAGCTCCACAGCGGCCTCAGCCGAGACCCCAGCATGACCGGTAAGAAGTGAAGCACTGGCTAATAGCATTTCCTTTAATGCATGGGCAGGTGGGTGTTTTGTTGCTGTTCattattctgtgtttttgtgagttATATGTGTTTTgggtgttgttatttttttactgtatgttgTTTGGGATATCCTTTCCTTTTTTCACCATTTTCTCTGAAACTTTGTTGTGCCTTTCTGTGTCTGGAGGGCTTGGTTAGAAGTGGCCTTGTATGATATTTCCATCTGATTCTAATCCATTTGCATTCACCAACGATGTAAACCTAGCTAAAACTGCATATAGGCTAGCAACATATTCATACACTCATAGATTAAAATGACACATACAGTTAGTGTTTAGAGAGAAATTTGACGCATTTTTGGCTCtccatttatttttctctttttggtGTAGTGTCCTGCTCGTGTCTACCATGTCTGATTAATGTTAAGAGTTGAAATGGGTCAAACATCATGTATTgaggagaacaaaaaaaacacaattcatGCCTGATATGAATTGATCCCAAAATATTGGATCTGCTTTGATTTTGTCTCTCTCCACTATTTCTGTTATCTTGCAGCCTCTTTTATCCAAATTCTCCTTTCTTATAAATCTTGTAAGTAGGAACGGcagctttttttccctcactTGATTTGCGTTTCTTGACAAATCTTCCTGCTTTTCAGTTGAGTTCTTCATGATCATCGCCATTACCACCATTGTTTTCTGTTTCCACTCCTTGTCATATATAAAGTTCACTCAGCGTTCTTTCAGCGTTTTTCCCAAAGGTGATGGAATGGGTTTCACCAACTGACCACTTGTCTCAATCATAACGTTGCCAGTCTGTGACAATGCCACCCATCTTAAATGcctttattttttcttcatGCTAATACTTATAATTTAGTTTCAGACCCTCCTTAAGTTCAGcattattgttttgtttcttgtatgttttttgtgttgtaaattcacttgagtttttttttttttttttattggttggTGCCTCAATGCATGAAGTGAATGTTTTGTACCTTGAGTGATAGTCATATAATTGCAACATCCAGGGAGCTGACACAGGGATTTTGTTTTGTAGGCTTGCGGCAGCAATTAACTGACACAGTTTAGTATCATCACACTACACTGTCATGCTTTGTGCCAGTAATAGGTGGAACTTCTATGGCAAACTCTTTGTGTCAGAATGCCCTTTTATATTGAATGCCTTCaacggatgtgtgtgtgcgtttgcagTCATTGaagtgtttcctctttgttgtTAAAGTGAATAAATGTCtgctttttgttgcttttgtgttacattttttttactctttattttttttatagtgtgcaTATAGTAGATAAATGTCTGTTTGCCTGTGTCTCAAACATGCATGTATGCTGCTGACCACATTACAATTCAGGGTCCTTTCATTTCTTGTCTCTTCCCACTCTCTACAGCGATAGCCACTCAGGTGGGTCTGGAACTGAGAAGGAAGGGTTCCCAAATGTCCACTGACTCCATGGTGCCCAATCCACTGTTTGATACCAATGAGTTCCCCGAGAGCTATGAAGCAGGACGAGCTGAAGCCTGTGGAACTCTGTGTCGTATCTTCTGTAGCAAGAAAACTGGAGAGGATATTCTGCCTGTTTACCTGTCCAGGTAATGTAGTCAAGGTTTTTTCGGACTTCCATGGGATGCCCCAAGTTATAGCAAAtcgtttaaaaaaacaaatcacactgAATAATAGAAAATCAGTGTTGCTGCACTTCCTCCTATTTTATCATATGGACTTGTTAATCTTctctatttgtgttttttaataactGCAGAATTATTCTAGTGCCAAGCAAGCTGTTGCACCACAGTCTCCATTCTGTTCCTATCTACTGTGAGATCAGATTAGGTGGTGCTTCGCTCTGCGATTGATCTTGCTAGCATGATAATCTTCATAATATCCTGCAGTTAATTTAAAAccttgtgtgcatgtttgacaTTGGAaggaaatgcatttttcttaatTCCTTGATACTCCTTCCTTGATTTTACTATCTATTAGAATTTTAAAACTAGTCTGAGCCCAGCTTcatattgtgtgttgtgtgagtgtttatGATAATGTTGTATTATTTCAATATCTGCAGGTTCTACATGGTCTTGATTCAAGGTCTCCAGATTTCTGATTTCATCTGTAGACCAGTTCTGGCTTCTATCATTCTCAATTCGTCATCACTCTTCTGTACTGACCTGAAGGGCATCAATGTGGTGGTGCCATACTTCATAGCTGCACTGGAGACTATTGTGCCAGACAGGTTAGGCTTAGTCTTTTGCACAACTTTTAGATTGGTATCGAAAAgatttacatgttttatttactaAATAAGATTTATCTGTCACGTTTGTTAGGGAGCTGTCCAAATTCAAGATCTATGTAAATCCTACTGACCTGAGGAGAGCTTCCATCAACATCTTGCTTGCTATGCTGCCACTGCCGCATCATTTTGGCAACATAAAGTCAGAGGTAACGCCCTAAGTAATGCCACCTTGCTCCTTTAAAGAAAGGATTTTAATGTCAAATCTTTATGGTTGAAAGTGCTAAATGTGAACTTCTTGATATCAATTTCAGATAAATCCTGTTTTCAACTATATTGACTTTGTTTTTTAGGTTTTGTTGGAGGGGAAGTTCAATGAGGAAGATGGGTGGCCTCACGACCAGCCTGTGTCTTTCTTGTCACTGAGACTACGCCTTGTCAATGTCCTCATAGGagcgctgcagacagagactgaCCCAACCAACACACAGCTTATCTTAGGTATCTGCTGACACTTTCATATACCTTTTTTTCTGGTTATTTTGCCCTCATGCAGCTATTAATGACATGTGTTGCAGTATTTCTTGTACTATTGTTTTAATGTCAcatttcttctctttcaggTGCAATGCTTAATATAGTTCAAGACTCTGCGTTGTTAGAGTCCATAGGTGCACAGACTGAAACGGTAAGGGTTAGAACACGGCTGTTTTCTGATGATCAGTTTACATGTTACAAGTAGAATTCAACATCAACACTGCTTTGTTCTGGTGGTGGCAGGGGAGTATAGACGGGAGCCATGTGGCAGGAAAGAGTCAAAGTCACAGCCGGACAAACAGTGGCGTCAGCTTCACCAGTGGAGGCAGCACAGAGGCCACCAGCCCAGACTCTGAGCGTCCTGCACAGGCACTGCTCCGGGACTACGGTAAGACGTCTAACTGCTCACCAACACTAATATTATTGTGCCCAGTGAATTAACACAATAATGCTGCTTTGGTCAGATGATGCTATACATGCTGACAAGAGAATGATCAACAGTGATCAATATCTGCTTGCTGATCAATACCCAACTTAATAAATACTAAAATACTAATACTAAATTAACTCATTTGTTCTTTAAAGCTAACGTGGTTAAAGTGGTATGCAGAGTTAGGAAGCGTTGGGTAAAATGCCTTTGTAAGTGATACAAAGTTTGCTGTGATggcactgaatgtgctcctctTGATTGCAACAGTGTGTCTTAATCAAATGTCTTTCAGAGGTTTTTGTCTATTTGACTACTGGTGTTTAAATATGTTGGTTATAGTTTTTAAACTTGCACGGGTTTGTGTTAGGTAGGTTATGTGCAAGTTTATATTCACCCTATAGACAGgaaaaatatgattttatatatatatatatatacacactgattAAAAGTCTGGCTGCAATGATCccaaaatcatattttcatattttaatatatatatatatatatatatatatatatatatatatatatatatatatatatatatatatatatatatatatatatatatatatatatatatatgaaaatatgattttatatGATTTTGGGAAATATGATTTTGGGATCATTGCAGCCAGACTTTTAATCAGTCTTCAGCCTTAATATTATCACTTTCTAAAGGATCGACACATTGGACCTTTAAGTAGAAACTTTGAGAAAGGATGTCAGAATACAGAAATCCCTAAAGATGGGTTAGACTATTTTGGTAAAGTTTTAAGCAATGCAATAACAGATTTCTAAATAAAATCAGGTAGTAAAAAATGTTGATAATGCTCAGGTCTGTTCCTCAGCCGCTTAATGTATTACAAGCTTCTCTTTAACATTGTGTGCTGTGCTGATTTCAGTCTTTTCTAATGCatgttatcaatatatataaaacatatcTGCTAATTGGGCAGCCAGAAGTGTTTGTGCATGACCTTGTAGCTTTGTTGCCTTAATCCTTCTATGCTCTATTCTTTGCGGTGTTTGGTATTTCGGGGTGTTATATGGTTTAGCTCTTCCAGATACAGCGGCAGGCCTGCTAGTGCGCAGCATCCACTTGGTCACTCAGAGGCTCAACTCCCAGTGGAGGCAAGACATGAGCATCTCACTGGCTGCCCTCGAGCTGCTGGCTGGACTAGCCAAGGTAAAAACTATGTAGACTCACTGTAACTACCTGTAGTCACTGTCAGACTTTAgctttagttatttttttatcacTCCATTCAGTATATATAAAGAGCATCAGGAAATCAAGCAAAAGAGCTCTTCATTAaaaacatgtctgctgaaaGTCAAGGCTATGTACCTTAGTAAACTGCTCTACAAATGTGGCACATCTAATAGCATGAAACTTCATCTCTATCTTGTTAAAATACACTTACTGTGGATTTCCTCATTTTGCTTGTGGCTTAATCAGGTAAAAGTGGGAGTAGACTCTGCAGACCGTAAGCGTGCTGTCAGCTCTATATGCGGCTACATTGTGTACCAGTGTAGCCGTCCAGCTCCTCTGCAGTCCAGAGACCTCCACTCCATGATTGTAGCTGCCTTccagttcctgtgtgtgtggctcacagAGCACCCTGACATGCTGGATGAGAAGGTAACTTTATAGGCTGATTTCTCTCAGTTATGGTTAAGTTAAACAGGATTATTATTTAGTTTgattgattacatttttttttgtgtaccAGGATTGTTTGGTTGAGGTTTTAGAGATTGTGGAGCTGGGAATCTCAGGCAGCAAGTCCAGGCAAGATCAGGAAGTCCGACACAAGGGAGAGAAGGAGCACAACCCTGCTTCAATGAGAGTAAAGGATGCTGCTGAAGCAACGTTGTCCTGGTAACATTCTTTACATACAGAATTGTTGAGTGATTGTTAGTTTCTGCTAAAAAAAATTTAGTTTTTTGTGAGTTGATTGACAGCACacaataaatgttaaaaaataagctGATCAACGTTCTCCAGAATGAGTTTCTTCGATCATCTTTAGATATTTACAgattatttacagtatttttattattaaactgTTATAGAGTTATAGTTTgccttgtttttctgcttggTGTCCACACATAtttgtcttaaaatgtgttgcaTTCATTGACCTGATTTCTTCATGTTGACATTCTTGCTTGTGTTTCTGTGGTGTTCTCCAGTATCATGCAGGTGTTGGGGGCTTTCCCTTCTCCCAGTGGGCctgcctccacctgcagcttgCTGAATGAAGATACCCTAATCCGTTATGCCAGGCTCAGTGCTACAGGAGCAAGTAACTTCCGCTACTTTGTCCTGGACAACTCTGTTATCCTCGCAATGCTGGAGCAACCACTTGGCAACGAGCAGAGTAAGTATCTTGTGTCTTTTGTGTCCTTAGGCATAATATTGGACTGCAAAGACTGCATAACCCTTTAAGTACAAAGCACTGGCAAGAAATAGGTTATCTTATGTGTCTCTAAAATAAGAGCCTCTCTGTCTTTACAGACCCCAGCCCATCAGTGACCGTTTTGATTCGAGGGACAGCTGGCAGACACGCTTGGACCATGCAGCTATTCCATCAACCAAGAGGAGCTCGGGCTAATCAGAGGGTGAGATCACTCTGTAGATTATTGCACATGTTAAGTGACAATGCTAGACAAAGAAATATTTTAACTGTCTTCTTCACTCCTCCCACAGCAGGTGTTTGTTCCAGAGGGCCGTCCAAAACCTCAAAATAATGTGGGGATCAAATACAACGTCAAGCAGAGGCCCTTCCCTGAAGAAGTGGATAAGATCCCTCTTGTCAAAGCTGATGTCAGCATCCCTGACCTGGACGACATTGTCAGTAAGGAGGTGAGAGAATAGATGTAGCTCTTGTTGTGCTTGTATTCACATTATGCATAAGGTATAATGGCTCAATGGAGCCTTGCGAATTAATACATTTCTTGGTAATATCTGTTATTGCACAAACTCAGGAGTTATGTATGTGCTGGGAGGATGAGTCGAGAGCCCCAAATTCACTGACGAGTAATTTCCCCCATGTGAGTTGTTGAAGAGATGAAATTTAATTTGGGTGTTTGTGGTGGTTAAAAAGGGTTGAAAGGTTTGGTGATGATCATTTGATGCAATGTTTCAATCCAGTGCACTTTCCTTGCAATGATCTGCAGCTTTTACTGCAATCCAAGAGCACAACTTCCTAGAGAAAGTACCAGAAAGTAAATTAGTGCTTCTCTGACGGTGTTATCAAAAATGAACACACAAAGGCTGTGTTTATTAAAGGGATGTAGCACTTGATTGGATTACATTGTATGTGTGGAAAAGAGCTACTCACTCTGTGACTTAATGCTTCATACCAGACTTGTTAAACagacatgacatcactgatgggTTTTTATGTCTATCTTTGGAGGTGATACCTGTTTGGGACTTGCAGGGGACTGTCATTCATCCTGTCAGCATATCTGTGTGCTAAAAAGATTCCATCTCCTCCTTTTCAGCTGGAAGTTCAGCATGACAAGCTTCGCATACTAATGACCAAGCAGATAGAGTATGAGAATGCCTTGGAGCGCCACAGTGAGGAAAACTTCAAGTCCAAGCCTTTCCCAGACCCACAGACAGACTGCAAACCCCCTCCACCTTCACAGGAGTTCCAGACAGCTCGCCTCTTCCTCTCCCACTTTGGCTTTCTGTCTCTGGAGGCCCTTAAGGTTTGTAAACCTTACAAACCTTAGGTTTACTGAACAATATCATATTACTACGTAACACAGTAGAAAAACTCTGTGCTACTATGCCTCAGTTTTCTGCTAGAGGGATGTAACTTGAATCGCCCATCAATGGGAACACCACTTGTCAGTATTAACGATAAATCTAAAAGCAGTTCAGGCCACAAACCGATAAAGTTAATGTAGATtgcttttatatttatttgttattgtttgATAGGAACCCAACAACAGCCGTCTACCTCCTCATCTGATTGGGTTGGAGTCGTCCTTACCAGGGTTTTTTGATGACATCAGCTACCTGGACCTGCTTCCCTGCCGACCATTcgacactgtttttattttttatgtgagGGCTGGACAAAAGAGCAGCCATGAGGTGAGGAAATACAAGCTGGCAGTGTATAGCAGGACACAGTATTTTTTACTATATCTATGTTCAAATCTTTGATTATTAATATCCCTGCTGATCGTGTTGATCAGATTCTGAGGAATGTGGAGTCATCAGCCAGTGTCCAGCCTCACTTCTTGGAGTTTCTGTTGTCCTTGGGCTGGCCTGTGGATGTGGGACGCCATCCAGGGTGGACAGGACACTTAGACACCAGCTGGTCCCTGAATTCCTGCTCTGACAGCAACGACATGCTACAAGGAGGTAAGCTGGTAGACGAGAGGGAGTCTTTGGAAGAATACATACCACAATTGTCATATGATGGTATGTTATGTTGAAATTTGTAGAGGAAGCAGCCACTCCTGAGGACACAGGAGGTTCAGTGTTCAACGGGGAGAAGAAGGTTCTGTACTATGCTGATGCTCTGACAGAGATTGCATTTGTGGTTCCGTCTCTAACTGAAAATTCTGGTTAGTAATAAATACCTTATAGCAGATATTGAAAGCCCACTAGGAGACAATAGGTTGACTGAGATCATGTTTGCTCTTCGGTGTTCCACAGAGGAATCATCAGTGCACAGTGACTCCACAGTGGaggcagacacaaacacagacctcaTGCCAGCTATGCTGAAACAACCCAATCTCACACTGGAACTGTTCCCCAACCATTCTGAAAACCTGGAGTCTGCCAAAAAGGTAAAGTTTATTACATTTACCTTAACTGTAGGCTGACAGCACTGATGATgtcttttttaatttataaagGTTTTCTTACAGTAACATTGAATTATTCTCTTTATATAGCTTAGTCCTTTGGTGAAGACGAAAAGGTCATCAACTGGAAAGTCTTTCCCTCAGCTGGGGCCTGAAACAAAAGTATTTGTGGTCTGGGTGGAGCGCTTTGATGATATTGGTAGGCATATACTCCTAATGCATCTTCAACATATACTGTGTGATAGCATTTTTGTATTATGTATCACGACCAAAATACTGACGCCCATGAACGtcattgattttgtgtgtttagagaACTTCCCGTTGTCTGATCTGTTGGCGGAAACCAGCACTGGCCTGGAAGCTAGCACAAGCAACAGCACCTCCTGCAGGTATTTACAAGTTTACACTGTGCTGCCAGTATGAAGGAACGTGTAGTTCACGAAGCGTGTGCTGATGCACAGTGCACCAGATGCAATGGGCAGAAAAAAGGAACCGTGGCTGAGCTTTGACAAATGATACCGTGCTTTAAAGGAAGAGGCTACATAGAAAAAGGATTTAGACACCATTTTATGGTTGAGCTTTGTTGCTGACATGTATTCTCTGTTGCACCATATTATCCCCTGCCTTTCCCCCTCTTCCTGATGCAGGTCGGGGTTACTAGAAAAGGACGTTCCCCTGATCTTCATCCACCCTCTGAAGACAGGACTGTTCAGAATCCGCCTGCATGGAGCCGTTGGCAAATTCGGCATGGTTATTCCCCTGGTGGACGGCATGGTGGTCAGCCGCAGAGCTCTAGGTAAAAGCTTACATTGCTCCTTCTGACTTGCCCCTTCTTTCCTACAACACCTCTTTTGTTGCCCTTTATAGAAAGCACAGTCTTTACACAGTGCAGGAGGTAGTCTCTTCACTTATAATGTGCACACATTAATAGATTATGGCTGGTGAAACTGTACAGGAAGTAGTAGCATGAGTGTTCTTGCAGCTGAGCTTGCATCACTCCTGCAGGATACAGTGTACCATCACTAAAGGCTCTATATGCGAGCAGGTTCTGCCAAGACAGTGTGAAGAAAGTCTTGGTTTGTCTATCAAAGTACATCATGCAAGACAGTCAGAACATTACAATGTTCCTGCTCAAATTGCAGTTTGTCTcatgtcacacatgtcaaaagATTTTGATCAGTCAGTCTCGTTATTGCATTTTTATGCTGTTGCATTAACGTTGTGTGTGCGTCCTCCTCCAGGGTTCCTCGTGCGTCAAACGGTCATCAACGTGTGCCGGAGGAAACGCCTGGAAAGTGACTTGTACAACCCGCCTCATGTGAGGCGGAAGCAGAAAATAACAGAGATCGTCCAGCGATACCGCAACAAGCAGCTGGAGCCTGAGTTTTACACTTCGCTCTTCCACGAGGTGGGGGAGGGAAAGCCCCACCTctaaccccccctcccctccccagtCTTGTCCTAACACTGGCTcactacaacaacacacacacactcgtatctaaaactcacacacatttacaactgcacgcacgcacacacacacacacacacagaatctttatatttatactgtactattttgttatttatataaatacatatatcaACACTGTTTGCCTTTGACTCTGAGATCAAAGTGTCAAAAAACATGCCAAGGTGggaaaaaaactacatttcTGTGTTGCTGCCGCTCACTGAAGATCTGAACGGCTGAAGTTCAGCAGTGACCGTCGCTCCTCGTTTAGGCTCATGCTTCGTGGCAAAAGAGTTTCTGCTTGTCTTTAACTGCAATACAATAGTTACACTGTTGGCCTTTCTGAACCTGTAAAAAAAGTTTGTCCTTTACATCTTGTTCTATGAATGAATTTCCTGAGGTTTGGTAATACAGAGTTGTGTCCAAAATCAGATCTGCATACCcgtttttgtttcagtcaaacaAACGCATGGTTGGATTTTTGCCAAGGAGATAAAA is part of the Parambassis ranga chromosome 7, fParRan2.1, whole genome shotgun sequence genome and harbors:
- the LOC114438159 gene encoding ral GTPase-activating protein subunit beta-like isoform X7; this translates as MYSDWRSLQLVVQSDQGHLSVLHTYPTSVGTEVANAVVKPLGTAVSPVATENILKTDKEVKWTMEVLCYGLTLPLEGDTVRLCVDVYTDWMMALVSPRDSMPQPVVKEPNMYVQTILKHLYNVFVPRPEQHGPNHIRLCQQVLTAVQKLARESVSMVRETWEVLLLFLLRINDTLLAPPTAGVGVAEKLADKLMAVLFEVWLLACARCFPTPPYWKTAREMLANWRHHPPVVEQWSRVACALTSRLLRFTHGPSFPPFKVPDEDASLIPLEMDNDCVAQTWYRFLHMLSNPVDLSNPAIVSTTPKFQEQFLNSSGIPHEVVLHPCLKQLPQIFFRAMRGVSCLVDAFLGISRPRADSAPPTPVNRMSMSPPPSIANTTPPHSRKQRHTVVTKTTSKSSTGSGNQPTKASQQQQQQQTSSSPTLLSSPNQSSWESRPLPAPARPKVNSILNLFGQWLFDAALVHCKLHSGLSRDPSMTAIATQVGLELRRKGSQMSTDSMVPNPLFDTNEFPESYEAGRAEACGTLCRIFCSKKTGEDILPVYLSRFYMVLIQGLQISDFICRPVLASIILNSSSLFCTDLKGINVVVPYFIAALETIVPDRELSKFKIYVNPTDLRRASINILLAMLPLPHHFGNIKSEVLLEGKFNEEDGWPHDQPVSFLSLRLRLVNVLIGALQTETDPTNTQLILGAMLNIVQDSALLESIGAQTETGSIDGSHVAGKSQSHSRTNSGVSFTSGGSTEATSPDSERPAQALLRDYALPDTAAGLLVRSIHLVTQRLNSQWRQDMSISLAALELLAGLAKVKVGVDSADRKRAVSSICGYIVYQCSRPAPLQSRDLHSMIVAAFQFLCVWLTEHPDMLDEKDCLVEVLEIVELGISGSKSRQDQEVRHKGEKEHNPASMRVKDAAEATLSCIMQVLGAFPSPSGPASTCSLLNEDTLIRYARLSATGASNFRYFVLDNSVILAMLEQPLGNEQNPSPSVTVLIRGTAGRHAWTMQLFHQPRGARANQRQVFVPEGRPKPQNNVGIKYNVKQRPFPEEVDKIPLVKADVSIPDLDDIVSKEELCMCWEDESRAPNSLTSNFPHLEVQHDKLRILMTKQIEYENALERHSEENFKSKPFPDPQTDCKPPPPSQEFQTARLFLSHFGFLSLEALKEPNNSRLPPHLIGLESSLPGFFDDISYLDLLPCRPFDTVFIFYVRAGQKSSHEILRNVESSASVQPHFLEFLLSLGWPVDVGRHPGWTGHLDTSWSLNSCSDSNDMLQGEEAATPEDTGGSVFNGEKKVLYYADALTEIAFVVPSLTENSEESSVHSDSTVEADTNTDLMPAMLKQPNLTLELFPNHSENLESAKKLSPLVKTKRSSTGKSFPQLGPETKVFVVWVERFDDIENFPLSDLLAETSTGLEASTSNSTSCRSGLLEKDVPLIFIHPLKTGLFRIRLHGAVGKFGMVIPLVDGMVVSRRALGFLVRQTVINVCRRKRLESDLYNPPHVRRKQKITEIVQRYRNKQLEPEFYTSLFHEVGEGKPHL